One region of Thunnus albacares chromosome 8, fThuAlb1.1, whole genome shotgun sequence genomic DNA includes:
- the si:cabz01093077.1 gene encoding C-C chemokine receptor type 2, translating into MCPMNTSGNESDNYYYLDYNSSCDQDPSSHISNGSMVLLVLYYMLFCLGLLGNTTVIWVLLRYIKMKTMTDVCLLNLAMSDLILAASLPLWAYNSENLVSCKLMTGVYQLGFYSGTLFVTLMSVDRYLAIVHAVAAMRARTLRYGIIASIITWVISVVMAIPQVTFASIEMVEEDNDSLKCQPRYPLEEQQFWKKLRNFSENTVSLFVCLPIMIFCYVKILVVLSKARNSKKNRAVRLIFTIVCVFVLCWVPYNVTVFLQTLQLFEFLNTCEDSKAITSTMCFAEIIALSHCCVNPVIYAFVGEKFRKSLRNLLTRYLCWSYHSRGAFSYRDTTEKETSNTPVKSDY; encoded by the exons ATGTG CCCAATGAATACATCAGGGAACGAGTCAGATAATTACTATTACTTGGACTATAATTCCTCCTGTGATCAGGATCCCAGTTCACATATCTCCAATGGATCCATGGTCTTGCTGGTTCTCTACTACATGCTGTTTTGTCTAGGTCTGCTAG GCAACACCACTGTTATCTGGGTTCTCCTCCGGTACATAAAGATGAAGACAATGACGGACGTATGCCTCCTCAACCTGGCCATGTCTGACCTCATTCTGGctgcatctctccctctctgggCCTACAATTCTGAGAACCTTGTATCATGCAAACTGATGACAGGAGTCTATCAG TTGGGTTTCTACAGTGGGACTTTGTTTGTGACTCTAATGAGCGTAGATCGCTACCTGGCCATCGTCCACGCTGTGGCAGCCATGCGAGCCCGAACACTTCGCTATGGAATCATAGCCAGCATCATAACCTGGGTAATATCTGTCGTCATGGCAATCCCTCAGGTGACATTTGCCTCCATTGAGATGGTGGAGGAAGACAATGACTCACTCAAGTGCCAGCCTCGGTATCCATTGGAGGAGCAGCAGTTTTGGAAGAAGCTGCGAAACTTCAGTGAGAACACAGTAAGCCTTTTTGTGTGCCTCCCCATCATGATTTTCTGCTATGTGAAAATCCTTGTTGTGCTGTCAAAGGCCAGGAACTCCAAAAAGAACAGAGCTGTGAGGCTGATATTCaccatagtgtgtgtgtttgtgttgtgctgGGTGCCCTACAATGTTACAGTTTTCCTTCAGACACTGCAGCTGTTTGAATTCCTGAACACCTGCGAGGATTCAAAAGCCATCACTTCTACAATGTGCTTTGCTGAGATCATTGCACTGTCTCACTGCTGTGTAAATCCAGTCATCTATGCGTTTGTAGGGGAGAAATTTAGAAAGTCACTGCGCAACCTGCTGACTAGATACCTCTGCTGGAGTTACCACAGCAGGGGGGCTTTCAGCTACAGAGATACCACAGAGAAAGAGACCTCCAACACACCTGTAAAATCTGATTATTAA
- the cabz01093075.1 gene encoding C-C chemokine receptor type 1 — protein MMSTPLFNNTGREVTMAATISPVSVFTGLSENRSIADQLHGFTGASFDYTTEDYNYSDYNDWIDSDDGRCVYERHGAYFLPVLYSIFFLLGLLGNSLVIWVIACGVRLRSMTDVCLLNLAIADLLLVCTLPFLAHQARDQWLFGDTMCKVVLGIYHIVFYCGIFFICLMSIDRYLAIVHAVYAMRARTRSFGMIAAAVTWAAGFLASFPEVMFLKQQASNNSQYCFSVYPPVSFNSTSHHNTHFWAIFGLFKMNIVGLFIPIVIMSFCYSQIIWRLFYSQSSKRQAIRLVFIVIAVFFCCWIPYNVASLFKALELMHIYIGCKSSIAIRLAIQVTEAIAYSHSCLNPILYVFVGEKFRKNLLRLINRAPCRLCQAIKVLIPQDRIVGSYYSNTSSLDERSTAV, from the exons ATGATGAGCACCCCTCTTTTTAACAACACTGGCag GGAGGTGACCATGGCTGCAACTATCTCTCCTGTCAGTGTTTTCACTGGCTTAAGTGAGAATCGATCTATAGCTGACCAACTACACGG TTTTACTGGAGCATCCTTTGATTACACCACTGAAGACTATAACTACTCCGACTATAATGACTGGATTGACTCTGACGATGGGAGATGTGTGTATGAGCGTCACGGGGCCTATTTTCTTCCAGTCCTCTActccatcttcttcctcctggGCTTACTGGGTAACTCACTGGTCATTTGGGTCATTGCTTGTGGGGTGCGACTCCGCAGCATGACAGACGTGTGCCTCCTAAACCTGGCCATTGCTGACCTTCTCTTGGTATGTACCCTTCCCTTCCTAGCCCACCAAGCCCGGGACCAGTGGCTGTTTGGGGATACTATGTGCAAGGTGGTCCTGGGTATTTATCATATTGTTTTCTACTGTGGAATCTTTTTCATCTGCCTGATGAGCATTGACCGGTACTTGGCTATAGTACACGCTGTTTACGCTATGAGAGCGCGTACACGGTCCTTTGGAATGATTGCAGCTGCCGTGACATGGGCAGCTGGATTTTTGGCTTCCTTCCCTGAAGTGATGTTTCTTAAACAACAGGCTAGTAATAATTCTCAGTACTGCTTTTCAGTGTATCCCCCAGTTTCTTTTAACAgcacatcacatcacaacacTCACTTCTGGGCAATCTTCGGCCttttcaaaatgaacattgtaGGTTTATTTATCCCGATTGTCATCATGAGTTTCTGCTACTCACAGATTATCTGGAGGCTGTTTTATAGCCAGTCATCCAAGAGACAGGCCATCCGTTTAGTTTTCATAGTGATAGCtgttttcttctgctgctggATCCCCTACAACGTTGCCTCGTTGTTCAAAGCACTGGAGCTAATGCACATCTACATAGGATGCAAAAGCAGCATTGCCATCAGATTGGCCATCCAAGTCACTGAGGCCATCGCCTACTCTCACAGCTGCCTCAATCCCATCCTGTATGTGTTTGTCGGGGAGAAGTTCAGGAAGAACCTGCTGAGACTGATAAACAGGGCTCCCTGCAGGCTGTGTCAGGCTATCAAGGTCCTCATACCACAGGACAGAATCGTCGGGTCATACTACTCCAATACCAGCAGCCTGGATGAGAGGAGCACTGCTGTGTAA